The Streptomyces sp. HUAS MG91 sequence CAGCTCGATTCCTGCCGGCCTCGCTCGACCGCGCGGCCGACTACGTGGCCACCTGGGCCCGAACGGAATCCACTCGCGACGCCCTGTTCTATGACTACGTCCTCGCCTGTCTGCGCGTTCTTGAAGGCCAGGACACAGCCATCGATGAGTACCGCTCCAAGCTGAACAGGTGTCGTGACCGCGCGACTGGCTTCGCCAATCGCCATTCAACCGCCTACGAGTGGCTGGGCAACGGCGAGCAGTTGGGCCGTCTGGTCTCCCACAAGGACCTGAAGCAATGGAACCGCCGAGAGGGAGAGCCGCCGCCCACCTACCTGACCCGCCTCCAGGGCCGTATCTCCCAGATCAGGAGCCGGGCCTCCGGAACCATCGACTTCGGTCGTGGCATCCAAGCGTTCACCGTGCCGAGCCGGGCCGGTCTCGTCCGAGGCGTGCACGAGAACTGGCCTGTCACCGCGCTGATCGCCTTCCGCTACGACGGTCCCGAGGCGTGGGCGGTCGAACTCGGTCAGCCGTAAGGCGGGTCCAATGCCCGAAGCGCGAGCGGCTGCTTTGGAACGCGGGCGAACGGGACGGCCGGAGGTGTGATGCACATCATGCTGCTGTTGGTGCCGCTCGGGGTCACGCACGAGGCTGTCCACCGGCGTTCAAGTGTGTCTGGCGATGCTGCTGACTTCGGCGCCGGGCGCAGCTACGGCGCTGCACCGATGTGCTCGACACCCACGGCGAGCGGCGGCCTTTCTGATCCGTAGCTCTCTGCGGAGCGGTCAGCGGCGTTCACTCCACAGGTGGACATGATCGGTCGCTATGCACCCTCGGCCCACTTGCGGAAGATCGCGAGTACCTCGGTGAGGTTGCCCGGCCCGCATGAGGCGGTGAAACGGAGCGCCTCGACGCGGGTGAAGATCCAGTCGGTCTCGCTTCGCCTGATGGGCTCGGCGGAGTACGCCGTGCGTTCGAGCGAGGTCTCCTCGAGGTCGATCTCGATTGCCCACCCGGGATTGTCCAGCGGGCCGATCCTGACCCCCCACGAGTGCTCCCAGTCACCGTCGCACTGCTCGGCGTACCACCGCTGAAGCCAGTCGAAGGGGTGCTCGACGCTGTCCATGACGGGAATCCTAGGCGCGGGCACCGGACCACGTGCCTCACGGGCCGACTCAGCGACTTCACGCAGCCCTAGGCAGTGCCCTGGTCAGGTGTGACAAGGCAGTGCGTGTCCACGCCCAGGGACACTTCCTGGGCGTCGGGCTCGTCGAAGCCGCGCATGAACAACAGGGAGGATCCGTCCCGTCGTCCGACTCCGCTACCCCTGCAGCGGACCGGGCGGGAGCCCCCTCACCACGATGTGCTCGCGGCCGGGATCGGTGCCTGCTCCTACCCGGCGCCGGCCGACGGCAACTGAGACGGACAACGACGAAGGCCCGGGCCGTGTGACACGGTCCGGGCCTTCTGCCGGCGGAGGATACGAGATTCGAACTCGTGAGGGGTTGCCCCCAACACGCTTTCCAACTCTGCGGGGGTGCATCCGTGGTCGTTCATGGGCGTTCGGCAATGGGAGGTAGGCCGTCTCTGACTGGCTGTTGAACGCCCGTGAACGTGCACGGATGAGACTGCAGTTGAGACTGTGCTGGCAGGCAGGACACTGAGACGGTCCTGTCCTCGTGGCCCCGTGATGAGTCAGAGAGCGCCGAAAGTAGGTGACCGACGGCGTGCCTCTGTCAGTCCTCGCATGGATGATCTGCTTCCGAACCTGGGAAGACACAAAAGTGCAATCTCAGACACCAGGAGAACCCTGATGCGGTATGCGTAGTTGATGACCAACGGATACCCACAGGATCCACCATGGACTGTGTGCTCCCAGAGCACAGTGGGCGCGAGTGAAGGTTTCTCATGTCGAGGAGAGGCGGTGGCTCCGACTGGGAAATGCCTTTCCCACCTTTCAGACCGAGAACGTGCGAGCCATTGCAATAGCATTTCTTCGAATCGCACTGTCAGTTATCGAGGAACAGTTGTCAATTCGGAACTTTTGCAGCGCATCACGCACGCTTTGGCGGGCTCAGGCGTAGAAGAGGCATCCTTCGATTCTTGCGTTTTTATTGGGGAGTCCATAAGGCCTGCCCAACGTCTCACGACGCGTCTTTCATTCGCCTCGGCAATTTTTGAAGGAGACGCGCGTTTCGATCGGGTGGAGTTTCTGCGAGACGTTGAATTTACCGGGGCTAATTTTAGAGGGAAGGCGATATTTGAGCGGGCGATCTTTCGTGCGGTGGCGGCTTTTGAAGGGGTTAGATTTTCCAGCTGGGCAGATTTCGAAGATGCGACTTTTGCGGAATATGCCACTTTTAATAACTCGCAAATGCGGAAAGCGGACTTCGATGGGGTGCGGTTTAAAGATTACGCAGCGTTCGGCATGACCTCATTTGGCCATGATTCATCGTTTGCTCGGGTGGATTTCGAGAAGATCGTCAGATTTGAGAATGCGACGTTTGATGGTTCTGCCGACTTTAGTCAAGCGAATTTCTCGGGAATGGCGGGATTTGAGGGCGTCAAAATTGCAGGCGATGGCAATTTCGCCGGGGCGATTTTCAAGGAAACTCCCAGATTCGGATCTATTCGATGCGGTCGGCGTCTTGATCTGTCCAATGTGCACTTCGAAAATCCTGTTTTGTTGGTTCTAGAGGCGCGAAAGATCGCTCTCCGGCGCACAAGATTCACCTCGCATGCTTCCATTCAGGCGACGCTGGCTGAAGTGGATATGACGTATGCCATTCTCAACCAGCCGGTAGACGTAATAGGTGGGCCGATAACTCTGGAATTTGCCACCGGCGCGATCAGCGAGCGCGTGTCGCTGACCTCGCTCAGAGGCGTTGACTGTGCAATGTTGACGGTGGCGAACGTGTCGCTGGGTAGATGCACATTCAGCGGAGCTGTACACCTTGATCAGATCCGTCTAGAAGGAAACTGGAACTTCGAGGTTAGCCCGAGAGGCTATTCGTTTTCTCCACCCTTTCACCTGACGCGACGCCAGGTTATTGCGGAGGAGAAGCGTCGGCGTTCGTACTCCGGGCAGTATATTTGGAGTCCGGGTTCGGCGCCGATAGATCGCATTACTCCAGGGCATGGTGAGTTGGCGATAATCTATCGCCAGCTTCGCAAGTCGCGGGAAGATGCGAAGGACGAGCCGGGCGCGGCAGACTTCTACTACGGCGAGATGGAGATGAGGCGTCTAGGCCGATCCTGGAAGACGGCTGAACGATGGCTGCTGCAACTGTATTGGCTTTTGTCGGGGTACGGATTGCGTGCGTCACGCGCTTTTGGCTGGCTTGCCCTAACCATGATGACCACCATCTTGCTCATGATGGCTTTTGGATTGCCTGGCGAATCTCCGAACCAAAGAGTGACCGGAACAGTTCCGTCACAGGGAGGTAAGGTGACCTTCGAGATCGAGAAAGAAGATCCAAAAAATCCATCGAGGGATAGATTCTCCCACGCGAGGCTGCAAGATTCGGTGAACGTTACCCTGAATTCTGTAGTATTTCGTTCGAGCGGCCAGGATCTAACAACGGCTGGCGAATATATTGAGATGACGTCTAGGTTCTTTGAGCCAGTTCTATTGGGGCTGGCCGCCCTGGCAATCCGTGGGCGCGTGAAAAGATAGGAATTTTCGGTTCCTGCGCGATTAGCGTGTTGCTATGTGCTATGTGCTATGTGCTATGTGCTATGTGCTATGTGCTATGTGCTATGGGCGAGGCGAACGCGGCATCGCGGCGGTGCTAGCGAACAGTATGGAGAAGCTTCCTAAGCTGCAGAGGAAAGCCGAGAGGGCGGTGGGGTGACGTCGTGGAAATCGCTAGTCGCTGGGCGTGCCTCGCGTTGCGCGAGCCAGCCGGAGACTCGCGGGCCACCGTTCACCGCCGCACCCTCACTAACTGTGCGTACGTGAGCGAA is a genomic window containing:
- a CDS encoding pentapeptide repeat-containing protein: MAPTGKCLSHLSDRERASHCNSISSNRTVSYRGTVVNSELLQRITHALAGSGVEEASFDSCVFIGESIRPAQRLTTRLSFASAIFEGDARFDRVEFLRDVEFTGANFRGKAIFERAIFRAVAAFEGVRFSSWADFEDATFAEYATFNNSQMRKADFDGVRFKDYAAFGMTSFGHDSSFARVDFEKIVRFENATFDGSADFSQANFSGMAGFEGVKIAGDGNFAGAIFKETPRFGSIRCGRRLDLSNVHFENPVLLVLEARKIALRRTRFTSHASIQATLAEVDMTYAILNQPVDVIGGPITLEFATGAISERVSLTSLRGVDCAMLTVANVSLGRCTFSGAVHLDQIRLEGNWNFEVSPRGYSFSPPFHLTRRQVIAEEKRRRSYSGQYIWSPGSAPIDRITPGHGELAIIYRQLRKSREDAKDEPGAADFYYGEMEMRRLGRSWKTAERWLLQLYWLLSGYGLRASRAFGWLALTMMTTILLMMAFGLPGESPNQRVTGTVPSQGGKVTFEIEKEDPKNPSRDRFSHARLQDSVNVTLNSVVFRSSGQDLTTAGEYIEMTSRFFEPVLLGLAALAIRGRVKR
- a CDS encoding immunity 53 family protein produces the protein MDSVEHPFDWLQRWYAEQCDGDWEHSWGVRIGPLDNPGWAIEIDLEETSLERTAYSAEPIRRSETDWIFTRVEALRFTASCGPGNLTEVLAIFRKWAEGA